One Micromonospora craniellae genomic region harbors:
- a CDS encoding acyl carrier protein: MDDLQRMRKVWEFIFQQSVTDDADFFTDLDGDSMAAAALVHHVAEEFGVSLPLFEVFDRPTPAELLVAVREQLTVG; the protein is encoded by the coding sequence ATGGACGACCTGCAGAGAATGCGCAAGGTCTGGGAGTTCATCTTCCAGCAGTCGGTCACCGACGACGCCGACTTCTTCACCGACCTCGACGGCGACTCGATGGCCGCCGCCGCCCTCGTGCACCACGTCGCCGAGGAATTCGGTGTCTCGCTGCCCCTGTTCGAGGTGTTCGACCGCCCGACGCCCGCGGAACTGCTCGTGGCCGTACGGGAACAGCTCACGGTCGGCTGA
- a CDS encoding non-ribosomal peptide synthetase — MDQLTATGFGLSDLQQAYLIGELGDFQLGGPALFYEEYAAPPFDTDAFAAAVHTLVARHPMLRCAVGEDGQVRILDDPPSPLAVRSLRGEPAHRRAELLAAGRRELSGDGPPLTGPAAFRILVWCDDGEYLVQMAGRLIVFDGQSGEVFAQELRTLLAGGDLAPLDFTYERYRRELDQRRDGPEYAAARRYWSDRLDDLPGAPELPLRRGGRHDGPLVRRVFTLPVAATDAFSAALRRRRLTPTMAVAAAFARVLRHWGRQDRFTVNIMYGERLNLHPDVSQLIGSFASTLLLECSPAGGESDFAADAAALRGRMLRDMAHGAFSGVSVIRELNRRSGTVSGARMPVVFTSMLGLGSDTDPVFLELLGWQRRESLVRTPQVAFDHQVFMRSGEMVFSWDTADGLYPPGMIDDMFAAYRALLADLAGDDAAWSAARGDRLTPERQLAVRTQANDTAGEVATQTLHGGFLARARRTPDADAVVTSAGTVTYGQLRARAGAVAAALRAAGRGPGDLVAVVADRGVDQIAALLGVLMSGAAYVPVAPAWPLPRRAQILAGAGVRAVLGETDDDLDGAPSDAVRWRLADLPPGDLPDAEVADEAEALAYVIFTSGTTGTPKGVTIRHQSAANTIVDVNTRFGVGADDRVLAVSEFTFDLSVYDVFGLLAVGGAVVVPDPGQAREVVHLHELAVRAGVTVWNSVPAYLAMFVDYVRAAADRERPAALRVAMVSGDWVPLSLGRELAEIAPRARCVALGGATEASIWSNWFDVPARVPPEWTSVPYGWPLRNQRFHVLDSRLAHRPDWVPGDLYIAGRGLADGYLHAPELTAAAFVTHPVTGERLYRTGDLGRYRPDGVIEFLGRDDPQVKINGFRVELGEIEAALVGQPGVTDAVVVARRGEQGASLVAFVAAEAAKPDFADEVRAALGATLPGYLVPPVIEVRETLPLTGNGKVDRAALVAAAAALAPSGGRFRAPHTATQRRLATLWSDLLDLPSVGVDDPFFALGGSSLQAAQLMNRVEREFGSRLPLAALYQHRTVAELARLLDERDGAAGTSVVQSLAPGDGAPVVLIHPVGGDLLCYRELVARLPDGWPVLGIASPALDGTAPVPPTLTELARHYRDEVTAALPADAPVRLVGWSLGAVLAYELGRQLTEAGRTCTAVLIDPWVGPPGTTAEPSAVELVRAFLTDVTRGEVSDDTPVGADASGVEALRAAWPRVAAARPELASLGLDSAERLFEVFAAHTRALVRYPVPAAPGLTVHLLEARTTLGGAAGGYLVPLGERLPDGAVTTRRQVSGDHFAVTDPAAVAPTAAVVTDVLIAP, encoded by the coding sequence ATGGACCAGCTCACGGCAACCGGGTTCGGACTCAGCGACCTCCAGCAGGCGTACCTGATCGGCGAGTTGGGCGACTTCCAGCTCGGCGGCCCCGCGCTGTTCTACGAGGAGTACGCCGCACCACCCTTCGACACCGACGCGTTCGCCGCGGCCGTGCACACCCTGGTCGCCCGGCATCCCATGCTGCGCTGCGCGGTCGGCGAGGACGGCCAGGTGCGGATCCTGGACGACCCGCCCTCGCCGCTGGCCGTCCGCTCGCTGCGCGGTGAACCCGCCCACCGCCGCGCCGAACTGCTGGCCGCCGGCCGCCGGGAACTCTCCGGCGACGGACCGCCGCTGACCGGACCGGCGGCCTTCCGGATCCTCGTCTGGTGCGACGACGGGGAGTACCTGGTCCAGATGGCCGGACGGCTGATCGTCTTCGACGGCCAGTCCGGCGAGGTCTTCGCCCAGGAGCTGCGCACCCTGCTCGCCGGTGGGGACCTCGCGCCGCTGGACTTCACCTACGAGCGGTACCGCCGGGAGCTGGACCAGCGCCGGGACGGCCCGGAGTACGCGGCGGCCCGCCGGTACTGGTCCGACCGGCTCGACGACCTGCCCGGCGCGCCGGAGCTGCCACTGCGCCGGGGCGGGCGGCACGACGGCCCGCTGGTACGGCGCGTCTTCACGTTGCCGGTCGCGGCGACCGACGCGTTCAGCGCCGCGCTGCGCCGACGCCGGCTCACCCCGACGATGGCCGTCGCCGCCGCGTTCGCCCGGGTGCTGCGGCACTGGGGCCGCCAGGACCGGTTCACCGTCAACATCATGTACGGCGAGCGGCTCAACCTGCACCCGGACGTGTCCCAGCTGATCGGCAGCTTCGCCAGCACCCTGCTGCTGGAGTGCTCGCCGGCCGGTGGGGAGAGCGACTTCGCCGCCGACGCCGCCGCGCTGCGCGGCCGGATGCTGCGCGACATGGCGCACGGCGCGTTCAGCGGGGTGTCGGTCATCCGGGAGTTGAACCGGCGTTCCGGGACGGTCTCGGGTGCCCGGATGCCGGTGGTGTTCACCAGCATGCTCGGGCTCGGCTCCGACACCGACCCGGTCTTCCTGGAACTGCTCGGCTGGCAGCGCCGCGAGTCGCTGGTCCGGACCCCGCAGGTCGCCTTCGACCACCAGGTGTTCATGCGCTCCGGCGAGATGGTGTTCAGCTGGGACACCGCCGACGGGCTCTACCCGCCCGGCATGATCGACGACATGTTCGCCGCGTACCGGGCCCTGCTGGCCGACCTGGCCGGCGACGACGCGGCCTGGTCGGCGGCGCGGGGCGACCGGCTGACCCCCGAGCGACAGCTCGCGGTCCGGACGCAGGCCAACGACACCGCCGGCGAGGTGGCCACGCAGACCCTGCACGGCGGTTTCCTGGCCCGGGCCCGTCGCACCCCGGACGCCGACGCGGTGGTCACCTCCGCCGGCACCGTGACCTATGGACAGCTACGGGCGCGGGCCGGTGCGGTGGCCGCCGCGCTGCGGGCCGCCGGACGCGGCCCGGGTGACCTGGTCGCGGTCGTCGCCGACCGGGGCGTGGACCAGATCGCCGCGCTGCTCGGGGTGCTGATGAGCGGCGCGGCCTACGTGCCGGTGGCGCCGGCCTGGCCGCTGCCGCGCCGCGCGCAGATCCTCGCCGGAGCGGGTGTCCGTGCGGTGCTCGGCGAGACCGACGACGATCTCGACGGGGCGCCGTCCGACGCGGTCCGCTGGCGGTTGGCGGACCTGCCACCGGGCGACCTGCCCGACGCCGAGGTCGCCGACGAGGCGGAGGCGCTGGCGTACGTGATCTTCACGTCCGGCACCACCGGTACGCCGAAGGGCGTGACGATCCGCCACCAGAGCGCGGCCAACACCATCGTGGACGTGAACACCCGCTTCGGTGTCGGGGCCGACGACCGGGTGCTGGCCGTCTCGGAGTTCACCTTCGACCTGTCCGTGTACGACGTCTTCGGCCTGCTGGCCGTCGGCGGCGCCGTGGTCGTCCCCGATCCGGGTCAGGCCCGCGAGGTGGTGCACCTGCACGAGCTGGCCGTCCGGGCGGGCGTGACGGTGTGGAACTCGGTGCCGGCCTACCTGGCGATGTTCGTCGACTACGTCCGGGCGGCGGCGGACCGGGAGCGCCCGGCGGCGCTGCGGGTGGCGATGGTCAGCGGCGACTGGGTGCCGTTGTCGCTCGGCCGCGAGCTGGCCGAGATCGCCCCGAGGGCGCGGTGCGTGGCGCTCGGCGGGGCCACCGAGGCGTCGATCTGGTCGAACTGGTTCGACGTCCCCGCCCGGGTGCCCCCGGAGTGGACCAGCGTGCCGTACGGCTGGCCGCTGCGGAACCAGCGCTTCCACGTCCTCGACTCGCGGCTCGCCCACCGGCCCGACTGGGTGCCCGGGGACCTGTACATCGCCGGGCGGGGGCTGGCCGACGGGTACCTGCACGCGCCGGAACTCACCGCCGCCGCGTTCGTCACCCACCCGGTCACCGGTGAGCGGCTCTACCGCACCGGCGACCTGGGCCGGTACCGCCCGGACGGGGTGATCGAGTTCCTCGGCCGCGACGACCCGCAGGTGAAGATAAACGGCTTCCGGGTGGAGCTGGGCGAGATCGAGGCGGCGCTGGTCGGGCAGCCGGGGGTGACCGACGCGGTGGTGGTCGCCCGCCGGGGCGAGCAGGGTGCGTCACTGGTCGCCTTCGTGGCCGCCGAGGCGGCGAAGCCGGACTTCGCCGACGAGGTGCGGGCGGCGCTCGGCGCGACGCTGCCCGGGTACCTGGTGCCGCCGGTGATCGAGGTGCGGGAGACGTTGCCGCTGACCGGCAACGGCAAGGTGGACCGGGCCGCCCTGGTCGCGGCCGCGGCCGCTCTGGCCCCGAGCGGCGGGCGGTTCCGCGCCCCGCACACGGCCACCCAGCGGCGGCTGGCCACGCTCTGGTCGGACCTGCTCGACCTGCCCTCGGTCGGCGTAGACGACCCGTTCTTCGCCCTCGGTGGCAGCTCGTTGCAGGCGGCGCAGCTGATGAACCGGGTCGAGCGGGAGTTCGGCAGCCGGCTCCCGCTGGCCGCCCTCTACCAGCACCGTACGGTCGCCGAACTGGCCCGCCTGTTGGACGAGCGGGACGGGGCCGCCGGCACGTCGGTGGTGCAGTCGCTGGCGCCCGGCGACGGTGCCCCGGTCGTGCTGATCCACCCGGTCGGCGGCGACCTGCTCTGCTACCGCGAACTGGTCGCGCGGCTGCCGGACGGCTGGCCGGTGCTGGGGATCGCGTCGCCCGCGCTGGACGGCACGGCCCCCGTGCCGCCGACCCTGACCGAGCTGGCCCGCCACTACCGCGACGAGGTGACCGCCGCACTGCCGGCGGACGCCCCGGTACGCCTGGTCGGCTGGTCCCTCGGCGCGGTGCTGGCCTACGAGCTGGGTCGGCAGTTGACCGAGGCGGGGCGCACCTGCACGGCGGTGCTGATCGACCCCTGGGTCGGCCCGCCCGGGACGACCGCCGAGCCGAGCGCGGTCGAACTGGTCCGGGCGTTCCTGACCGACGTGACCCGGGGCGAGGTGTCCGACGACACGCCGGTGGGCGCGGACGCCTCCGGGGTGGAGGCGTTGCGGGCGGCCTGGCCGCGGGTGGCCGCCGCCCGGCCCGAGCTGGCGTCGCTGGGCCTGGACTCGGCCGAGCGGTTGTTCGAGGTCTTCGCCGCGCACACCCGGGCGCTGGTGCGCTATCCGGTCCCGGCGGCGCCCGGCCTCACCGTGCACCTGTTGGAGGCCCGGACCACGCTGGGCGGGGCGGCCGGCGGCTATCTGGTGCCGCTGGGCGAGCGGCTGCCCGACGGTGCCGTGACCACCCGCCGGCAGGTGTCCGGCGACCACTTCGCGGTGACCGATCCGGCGGCGGTGGCACCGACCGCCGCCGTGGTGACCGACGTCCTCATCGCACCCTGA
- a CDS encoding NAD(P)/FAD-dependent oxidoreductase, which yields MTRPPSVTGTADRVLWLDGLPADQLAPRPPLDGDTTADVAIAGAGYTGLWTAYYLSVHRPELSIVVVDSGRAGFGASGRNGGWCTAEMPALLPGLIRRHGPMAAMRLYRAGQRTLDELRRVFAAEDIDAHWRHGGSLYVARSAPQVDRLRGWQEVRDKLGITGLTLTVGPSAAEQIGLTGVRATAYTPHCAAVQPARIARGLLAAVERRGVRVAERTRALRIAPGLLVTDSGTVRARSVLCATEGYTGRLPGHARRVLPLHSYVLATEPLDDATWQRLGLTDHRTVADGRYQFGYLQRTLDDRLVLGGRGAYYRFGSATDRGRAADRRAHDRLRRTLGELLPDLADVPVSHRWNGVYGLHRHTEPEVVYDRDTGLGHAGGYGGEGIALSNLAARSLAALVAGVSRPETRLCWVDNASRRWEPEPLRFVGVRGVSAVATGADHYEHRTDRTAPLARLALRAIV from the coding sequence GTGACCCGCCCACCGTCGGTCACCGGCACCGCCGACCGGGTGCTCTGGCTCGACGGGCTCCCCGCCGACCAGCTCGCTCCCCGACCGCCGCTGGACGGCGACACCACCGCTGACGTGGCGATCGCCGGCGCCGGCTACACCGGCCTGTGGACCGCCTACTACCTCAGCGTGCACCGTCCCGAGCTGTCCATCGTGGTGGTCGACTCCGGCCGGGCCGGGTTCGGGGCCTCCGGGCGCAACGGGGGCTGGTGCACCGCCGAGATGCCGGCGCTGCTGCCCGGCCTGATCCGCCGGCACGGGCCGATGGCCGCGATGCGGCTGTACCGGGCCGGTCAACGCACCCTCGACGAGCTACGCCGGGTGTTCGCCGCGGAGGACATCGACGCGCACTGGCGGCACGGCGGCTCGCTCTACGTCGCCCGCAGCGCGCCGCAGGTCGACCGGCTGCGCGGCTGGCAGGAGGTACGGGACAAGCTCGGCATCACCGGCCTCACGCTCACCGTCGGGCCGTCGGCCGCCGAGCAGATCGGACTGACCGGGGTACGCGCCACCGCGTACACGCCGCACTGCGCCGCCGTGCAGCCGGCCCGCATCGCACGCGGGCTGCTCGCCGCCGTCGAACGTCGCGGGGTCCGCGTCGCCGAACGGACCCGGGCCCTGCGGATCGCCCCGGGCCTGCTGGTCACCGACTCCGGCACGGTGCGCGCCCGGTCGGTGCTCTGCGCCACCGAGGGCTACACCGGTCGGCTGCCCGGACACGCCCGCCGGGTGCTGCCGCTGCACTCGTACGTGCTGGCCACCGAACCGTTGGACGACGCGACCTGGCAGCGGCTGGGCCTGACCGACCACCGGACCGTCGCCGACGGCCGCTACCAGTTCGGCTACCTGCAACGCACCCTCGACGACCGGCTGGTGCTCGGTGGTCGGGGCGCCTACTACCGGTTCGGGTCGGCCACCGACCGTGGCCGGGCCGCCGACCGCCGGGCCCACGACCGGCTCCGCCGCACCCTGGGCGAGCTGCTGCCCGACCTCGCCGACGTGCCGGTGTCACACCGCTGGAACGGCGTGTACGGGCTGCACCGGCACACCGAGCCCGAGGTGGTCTACGACCGGGACACCGGGCTCGGGCACGCGGGCGGCTACGGCGGCGAGGGCATCGCGCTGAGCAACCTGGCCGCCCGATCGCTGGCCGCGCTGGTGGCCGGGGTCAGCCGCCCGGAGACCCGGCTGTGCTGGGTGGACAACGCGTCCCGCCGGTGGGAGCCGGAACCGCTGCGGTTCGTCGGCGTCCGGGGTGTGAGCGCGGTCGCCACCGGAGCCGACCACTACGAGCACCGTACCGACCGGACGGCGCCCCTGGCCCGGCTCGCGCTACGCGCCATCGTGTGA
- a CDS encoding MBL fold metallo-hydrolase: MYRPRAVHRALARLTGAPRGRTWPGGFTDRLTHPVPGPAAVLRLMRERGTRPVGATGGRVPVVDEAAPRVGAGQAAVTWIGHATCLVQLGGRVVLTDPVFADKIPGTPRRYTPPGVRWESLPPIDVVVISHNHFDHLDEPTVRRLPRDTPVLVPAGLAWWFQTRGFRRVVELDWWESTTVGGVRFDFTPAHHWSRRGLFDTCQSLWGGWLMTSEDTPAHRVFFAGDSAYGPAFAEIGARFPGIDVALLPVGAFRPRWFMKPLHMDPAEAVRACGDLGAERMVTIHWGTFALSAEPVLAPVELARKAWAESGRPADALWDLAVGQSRLFGSSDPN, translated from the coding sequence GTGTACCGACCACGCGCCGTGCACCGTGCTCTGGCCCGGCTCACCGGGGCGCCCCGCGGGCGCACCTGGCCCGGTGGCTTCACCGACCGGCTCACCCACCCGGTGCCCGGCCCGGCGGCGGTGCTGCGGCTGATGCGCGAGCGCGGCACCCGCCCGGTCGGCGCGACCGGTGGCCGGGTGCCGGTGGTGGACGAGGCGGCGCCCCGGGTCGGTGCCGGGCAGGCCGCGGTGACCTGGATCGGTCACGCCACCTGCCTGGTCCAGCTCGGCGGCCGGGTGGTCCTGACCGATCCGGTCTTCGCCGACAAGATCCCGGGTACGCCGCGCCGGTACACCCCACCCGGCGTGCGCTGGGAGTCGCTGCCGCCGATCGACGTGGTGGTGATCAGCCACAACCACTTCGACCACCTCGACGAGCCCACCGTGCGCCGGCTGCCCCGGGACACGCCGGTGCTGGTGCCGGCCGGGCTGGCCTGGTGGTTCCAGACGCGCGGTTTCCGCCGGGTGGTCGAGCTGGACTGGTGGGAGTCGACCACGGTCGGCGGCGTACGGTTCGACTTCACCCCGGCGCACCACTGGAGCCGTCGGGGTCTCTTCGACACCTGCCAGAGCCTGTGGGGCGGGTGGTTGATGACCTCGGAGGACACCCCGGCCCACCGGGTCTTCTTCGCCGGTGACTCGGCGTACGGGCCGGCCTTCGCCGAGATCGGCGCGCGTTTCCCCGGCATCGACGTGGCGTTGCTGCCGGTCGGCGCGTTCCGTCCGCGCTGGTTCATGAAGCCGCTGCACATGGACCCGGCCGAGGCGGTCCGTGCCTGCGGCGACCTGGGCGCGGAACGGATGGTCACCATCCACTGGGGCACGTTCGCGCTCTCCGCCGAGCCGGTGCTGGCCCCGGTCGAGCTGGCGCGCAAGGCGTGGGCCGAGTCGGGCCGCCCGGCGGACGCCCTCTGGGACCTCGCGGTCGGGCAGAGCCGCCTCTTCGGCAGCAGCGACCCGAACTGA
- a CDS encoding acyl-CoA dehydrogenase family protein — MSNSAKVLDRAERIAEEVLFPVAEEVDAADTVPGTHLDLLAAEGFYGLAGPPQFSEMAAEETATAARALEIIASGCLTTAFVWAQHHSAVMAATHSQRPGITDQWLEPLCRGERRAGLAILSATRPGPPAVRAEAVDGGWLLHGATSWVTGWGLVDTLFTAARDASDTLVWSLLDATESDTLSVTPVDMVAVAASRTVQVTFTGHFVPEQRVTGTVPHEVYLQRDPATLRFNGSLPLGVATRCARLIGPSPLDAAIDECRATLDAAGPDELPSARGAAAALALRAAGLLATTTGSAAVLRHRPAERLMREALFLLVFGTRPGIRADLIDRLHRG, encoded by the coding sequence ATGAGCAACTCTGCCAAGGTGCTGGATCGCGCGGAGCGCATCGCCGAGGAGGTGCTGTTCCCGGTGGCGGAGGAGGTCGACGCCGCCGACACTGTCCCGGGCACCCACCTCGACCTGCTCGCCGCCGAAGGCTTCTACGGCCTGGCCGGCCCGCCGCAGTTCAGCGAGATGGCCGCAGAGGAGACCGCCACCGCGGCCCGCGCGTTGGAGATCATCGCCAGCGGATGCCTCACCACGGCGTTCGTCTGGGCACAACACCACAGCGCGGTGATGGCGGCGACGCACAGCCAGCGGCCGGGCATCACCGACCAGTGGCTGGAGCCGCTGTGCCGGGGCGAGCGGCGTGCCGGGCTGGCCATCCTCTCCGCCACCCGGCCCGGCCCCCCGGCGGTCCGCGCCGAGGCGGTCGACGGCGGCTGGCTGCTGCACGGCGCCACCTCCTGGGTGACCGGTTGGGGCCTGGTCGACACGCTGTTCACCGCGGCCCGGGACGCCTCGGACACGCTGGTCTGGTCGTTGCTGGACGCCACCGAGAGCGACACCCTCAGCGTCACGCCGGTCGACATGGTCGCGGTGGCGGCGAGCCGCACCGTGCAGGTCACCTTCACCGGCCACTTCGTGCCCGAGCAGCGGGTCACCGGCACCGTCCCGCACGAGGTCTACCTGCAACGCGACCCGGCGACCCTGCGGTTCAACGGGTCGTTGCCGCTGGGTGTGGCGACCCGCTGCGCCCGGCTGATCGGGCCGAGCCCGCTGGACGCGGCGATCGACGAGTGCCGGGCCACCCTCGACGCCGCCGGCCCGGACGAACTGCCCTCGGCCCGGGGCGCGGCCGCCGCCCTCGCCCTGCGCGCCGCCGGACTGCTGGCCACCACCACGGGCAGCGCGGCTGTGCTGCGGCATCGCCCGGCCGAGCGGCTGATGCGCGAGGCGCTGTTCCTGCTCGTCTTCGGCACCCGCCCGGGCATCCGCGCCGACCTGATCGACCGGCTGCACCGGGGCTGA
- a CDS encoding SAM-dependent methyltransferase has translation MTEDPATRAERVAMFYDLMGTFLDAVYGDNLHYGYWSDEHDPATLAQAQTRLNDELAGRLAVGPGDHVLDVGCGTGGPTRHVARVTGAEVSGVSLSGRQVERAGELAVKEGLADRVRFARADATALPYPDRCFDAALALEVLVHVPDKAAALDQVHRVLRPGGRLVLAELTLVRPMDDAQARIWSTMPMSTPPAAPAYVELVRTAGFEVVDVVDAGPHVRRSHQATREAVARERERLAGTYGPRVLRQVSEAVLDLQAVAESCLGYLLLTAHKPG, from the coding sequence GTGACCGAAGATCCAGCAACTCGGGCCGAACGGGTCGCCATGTTCTACGACCTGATGGGCACGTTCCTCGACGCCGTCTACGGCGACAACCTGCACTACGGGTACTGGTCCGACGAGCACGACCCGGCCACCCTCGCGCAGGCACAGACACGACTCAACGACGAACTCGCCGGTCGGCTCGCGGTCGGGCCCGGCGACCACGTCCTGGACGTCGGCTGCGGCACGGGCGGACCGACCCGCCACGTCGCCCGGGTGACCGGCGCCGAGGTCAGCGGCGTCTCGCTCAGCGGCCGGCAGGTCGAGCGCGCCGGAGAGCTCGCGGTGAAGGAAGGTCTGGCCGACCGGGTCCGCTTCGCCCGGGCCGACGCCACCGCCCTGCCGTACCCGGACCGGTGCTTCGACGCGGCGCTGGCGCTGGAGGTGCTGGTACACGTGCCGGACAAGGCCGCCGCGCTGGACCAGGTGCACCGGGTACTGCGCCCCGGCGGGCGGCTCGTCCTCGCCGAGCTCACCCTGGTCCGGCCGATGGACGACGCGCAGGCGCGGATCTGGTCGACGATGCCGATGTCGACGCCGCCGGCCGCGCCGGCCTACGTCGAGCTGGTCCGCACGGCCGGTTTCGAGGTGGTCGACGTCGTCGACGCCGGGCCCCACGTACGCCGCTCCCACCAGGCCACCCGGGAGGCGGTGGCGCGCGAACGCGAGCGCCTCGCCGGCACGTACGGGCCCCGGGTGCTGCGCCAGGTCAGCGAAGCGGTCCTGGACCTCCAGGCGGTCGCCGAGTCCTGCCTGGGTTACCTACTGCTCACCGCGCACAAGCCAGGGTGA
- a CDS encoding NAD(P)/FAD-dependent oxidoreductase yields the protein MSRTGADSPPDDLENDVEETRNSVYWHDTEPVEVGEPLDGDASCDICIVGAGYTGLWAAHFLAEAEPAADIKVLEAETVGSGASSANGGFVGLTAGKVLRRLLWYYGREKAAGVYRSGARSIIDIGRFCRQYGIDADFAMNGVLQVVTDRKQLARLELQVKRSERTGLRGSFKLLDRDEAQQRIGSPQVLGALRTTGALVNPHRLVQGLARVVREQSVDIHERTPVTEVRKVGGRYRVTTPTGTVTANEVVLATNAWQHSFAQTHTKVMPVWNYLMVTEPLTDAQLSRVAWPGREGVSNSLSFAHAARLTADNRVVWSGGRWYYYDQRDTDRSHLRNDAAHAELRESFARFFPAWRDVRFSHAFGGPIGWSRTFIPQFGRTDDGLVYGHGYTGNGIAPSHTGGKILRDLVLRRDTEYTDLAYVTVNQPKFAKGAMGDKGAHLFIWRQETGDRLPLLLPHPAALAPRSFFAGRAARRAAGANR from the coding sequence GTGTCCCGTACCGGCGCGGACTCCCCGCCCGACGACTTGGAGAACGACGTGGAAGAGACCCGGAACAGCGTCTACTGGCACGACACCGAGCCGGTCGAGGTCGGCGAGCCCCTCGATGGTGACGCGAGCTGCGACATCTGCATCGTCGGCGCCGGATACACCGGCCTGTGGGCGGCGCACTTCCTGGCCGAGGCCGAGCCCGCGGCCGACATCAAGGTGCTGGAGGCCGAGACGGTGGGCAGCGGCGCGTCCAGCGCCAACGGCGGTTTCGTCGGCCTGACCGCGGGCAAGGTGCTGCGGCGGCTGCTGTGGTACTACGGCCGGGAGAAGGCCGCCGGCGTCTACCGCAGCGGCGCCCGGTCGATCATCGACATCGGGCGGTTCTGCCGCCAGTACGGCATCGACGCCGACTTCGCGATGAACGGTGTTCTCCAGGTGGTCACCGACCGCAAACAACTGGCCCGGCTCGAACTCCAGGTCAAGCGCAGCGAACGCACCGGCCTGCGCGGGTCGTTCAAGCTGCTGGACCGCGACGAGGCGCAGCAGCGCATCGGCTCCCCGCAGGTGCTCGGCGCGTTGCGCACCACCGGCGCGCTGGTCAACCCGCACCGGCTGGTGCAGGGGCTGGCCCGGGTCGTCCGGGAACAGAGCGTCGACATCCACGAGCGGACCCCGGTCACCGAGGTCCGCAAGGTCGGCGGACGGTACCGGGTGACCACCCCCACCGGCACGGTCACCGCCAACGAGGTCGTCCTGGCGACCAACGCCTGGCAGCACAGCTTCGCCCAGACCCACACCAAGGTCATGCCGGTGTGGAACTACCTGATGGTGACCGAACCGCTGACCGACGCGCAGTTGTCCCGGGTCGCCTGGCCCGGCCGGGAGGGGGTCAGCAACTCGCTGTCCTTCGCCCACGCGGCCCGGCTCACCGCCGACAACCGGGTGGTCTGGTCCGGCGGCCGGTGGTACTACTACGACCAGCGGGACACCGACCGGTCGCACCTGCGCAACGACGCCGCCCACGCCGAGCTGCGGGAGTCCTTCGCCCGCTTCTTCCCGGCCTGGCGGGACGTGCGGTTCAGCCACGCCTTCGGCGGCCCGATCGGCTGGAGCCGCACCTTCATCCCGCAGTTCGGCCGCACCGACGACGGCCTGGTGTACGGGCACGGCTACACCGGCAACGGGATCGCGCCCAGCCACACCGGCGGCAAGATCCTGCGGGACCTGGTGCTGCGGCGGGACACCGAGTACACCGACCTGGCGTACGTGACGGTGAACCAGCCGAAGTTCGCCAAGGGCGCGATGGGCGACAAGGGCGCGCACCTGTTCATCTGGCGGCAGGAGACCGGTGACCGGCTGCCGTTGCTGCTGCCGCACCCGGCCGCGCTGGCGCCCCGGTCCTTCTTCGCCGGCCGCGCCGCGCGTCGGGCAGCCGGCGCCAACCGCTGA